One region of Etheostoma spectabile isolate EspeVRDwgs_2016 chromosome 21, UIUC_Espe_1.0, whole genome shotgun sequence genomic DNA includes:
- the LOC116670994 gene encoding protein kinase C and casein kinase II substrate protein 3 — translation MASLPNEPAQDAKKQSFWMPGNYVRTVHRTEQSFQACNDIVACFMERAKVEKQYAQQLSQWSSKWKTIVDSRPLYGSLMRAWQCFFTSTERLSALHSSISQSLMVEERTRVKTWQKETFPKKLFCGFRESHDNNTSFSRAQKPWSKKTMKLEKARVAYHKCCQREQTALDKEKQANGNTEMSPEKKQKITEAREKITEEKEKSRDRYEKILEDVTSYTPRYMEEMEAIFELSQEEERKRISFLKQTFLSIHRHLDITNNESVKVVYSELYNTLMSISEQDDIKWWKNNHGPGMPTDWPKIEEWVPPVKKLNRKKRDQKRKEGQPVMIGGVKVRALYDYVGEEADELSFKAGEVFLKVEEEDDQGWCRGVLSGGKEGFYPANYVDVTE, via the exons ATGGCGAGCCTTCCCAACGAGCCAGCTCAGGATGCAAAGAAACAGAGCTTCTGGATG CCGGGGAATTATGTGCGTACAGTGCACCGAACTGAACAGTCCTTCCAGGCCTGCAACGACATTGTGGCCTGCTTCATGGAGAGAGCAAAAGTAGAAAAACAGTACGCCCAGCAGCTCAGCCAGTGGAGCAGCAAGTGGAAGACTATAGTGGATTCTC GGCCACTTTACGGCTCCCTCATGAGAGCGTGGCAATGTTTCTTCACCTCTACCGAGCGTTTGTCCGCCCTCCACTCCTCTATCTCCCAGTCACTCATGGTGGAGGAAAGGACCCGGGTGAAGACCTGGCAGAAAGAGACATTTCCAAAGAAACTTTTCTGTGGGTTCAGGGAGAGTCACGACAACAACACAAGTTTTTCTCGTGCACAGAAACCCTGGTCCAAAAAGACGATGAAG CTGGAGAAGGCCCGAGTTGCATATCACAAGTGCTGTCAGAGGGAGCAAACAGCCCTCGACAAAGAGAAACAAGCAAATGGAAACACTGAGATGAGTCcagagaaaaagcagaaaatcacGGAAGCCAGAGAGAAGATcacagaggagaaagaaaaa AGCAGAGACCGCTACGAGAAAATTCTGGAGGACGTGACATCCTACACACCTCGCTACATGGAGGAGATGGAAGCCATTTTTGAACTGTcacaggaagaggagaggaagaggatcAGCTTTCTGAAGCAGACTTTCCTCTCCATCCACAGACATCTTGACATCACCAACAATGAGAG TGTGAAGGTGGTCTACAGTGAGCTCTACAACACGCTGATGTCCATCAGTGAGCAAGATGATATTAAATGGTGGAAGAACAACCATGGTCCTGGCATGCCCACCGACTGGCCAAAGATTGAA GAATGGGTCCCAccagtaaaaaaactaaatagaaaaaagagagaccagaaaagaaaagagggccAACC TGTGATGATTGGGGGTGTGAAGGTGCGAGCTTTGTACGACTACGTGGGAGAGGAGGCCGATGAGCTGTCCTTTAAAGCAG GTGAAGTGTTCctgaaggtggaggaggaggacgaccAGGGCTGGTGTCGAGGAGTCCTGAGCGGAGGGAAGGAGGGCTTCTACCCAGCAAATTATGTTGACGTTACAGAGTGA